A genomic window from Chloroflexota bacterium includes:
- a CDS encoding carbohydrate ABC transporter permease, with translation MVLITLSVLFPILWVVSMSFDPRADIMRPTTLNLVPPGFSLKAYLDIIEKPSANPVSLPVLTMNSVLLAGGSALASVMIAVFAGYAFSRFRFAGRQTLMIAVLAVLILPTVATLAPLFVLLNRVVIGDFNLRNSLPGVGLALLSSLLPFAIWNLKGYIDTIPKELEEAALIDGASPNQTFFYIMLPLSTPAIAITAFLGFLSGWTEFSISWQFLTDPQNFTLAMTLYNMTGQYASSTPWSHFSAMSVIIALPVSLVYLALQKYMSGGLTIGGVKG, from the coding sequence TTGGTGCTTATTACGCTGAGCGTATTGTTTCCGATCCTGTGGGTCGTCAGCATGTCGTTCGATCCGCGCGCGGACATCATGCGCCCGACGACGCTGAACCTGGTCCCGCCGGGCTTTTCGCTGAAGGCGTATCTCGACATCATTGAAAAGCCATCGGCCAACCCGGTCAGCCTGCCCGTGCTGACGATGAACAGCGTCTTGCTGGCGGGCGGATCGGCGCTGGCGTCGGTCATGATCGCCGTCTTCGCCGGATACGCCTTCTCGCGTTTCCGCTTTGCCGGACGGCAGACGCTGATGATCGCCGTGCTGGCCGTCTTGATCCTCCCGACGGTGGCCACGCTGGCCCCTCTGTTCGTGCTGCTGAACCGAGTCGTGATCGGCGACTTCAATCTGCGCAATTCGCTGCCCGGCGTCGGCCTGGCTTTGCTGTCCAGCTTGCTGCCGTTCGCGATCTGGAACTTAAAGGGCTACATCGACACCATCCCGAAGGAACTGGAAGAGGCCGCGCTGATCGACGGCGCATCACCGAACCAGACGTTCTTTTACATCATGCTGCCTCTATCGACGCCTGCCATTGCGATCACAGCATTCCTGGGGTTCCTGTCGGGCTGGACCGAGTTCTCCATTTCGTGGCAGTTCTTAACCGACCCGCAGAACTTCACGCTCGCGATGACGCTTTACAACATGACCGGCCAGTATGCCAGCTCGACACCGTGGTCGCACTTCTCCGCGATGTCGGTGATCATCGCCCTGCCTGTTTCGCTGGTCTATCTCGCCTTGCAGAAATATATGAGCGGCGGGCTGACGATCGGCGGCGTCAAGGGCTGA